The Methanoculleus sp. SDB sequence CCCGATGGTTTCTGGAGAAACATCGCATCCGACCTTGCATGGTTCCGTCCCTGGGACGCAATATGTGAGTGGAAGTATCCCTTTGCCCGCTGGTTCGTGAATGCACAGTTAAATATTACCTACAACTGCCTCGATCGCCATGTGAAAAATCACAGGAGAAATAAAGTCGCGCTCTTCTGGAGGGGCGAGGGAGAACAGGAACGCATCCTGACCTATGACCACCTCTACAAGGACGTCATGCAGTTTGCAAACGGCCTGAAAAAACTCGGCGTTTCAAAAGGCGACAGAATATGCATTTACATGCCCATGATCCCGGAACAGGTCATCGCAATGCTCGCCTGCGCCCGGATCGGGGCGGTTCACAGCGTTGTCTTCGCAGGCTACGGCGCTTCGGCCCTCAACCAGAGGATCACCGGTGCCGAAGCCAGGGTCGTGATCACGGCCGAATCCTCTGTCCGGCGCGGAAAAACCATTCCGCTCAAACCGATTGTTGAAGAAGCGCTGCTTCATGCGCCGACAGTGGAACACGTGATTGTCCTGAGGACCCAGCAGCCTCCGGTAACGCTTGTGCCGGACTTTGAAGTCGATTTTTATGAGCTGATGAACGAGGCACCGAGAGAATGCCCGCCCGAAGTGATGGACGCAGAAGATCCGCTCTTTATGCTCTATACCTCGGGAACGACCGGCACGCCCAAGGGAATCGTCCATACCTGCGGCGGCTACATGGTGGGGGCGTACTACACCACGCGGTATGTCCTCAACGTGATGGACAACGATGTCTACTGGTGTACGGCCGATGCCGGCTGGATCACCGGGCACACATACGGGGTATACGGGCCGCTTCTCACGGGGGCGACCTTATTTATTTCCGAAAGCACGCCGGATTTCCCGGATCCCGGCATCTGGTGGAGACTGATCGAAGAATACGGGATTAACATTCTGTATACCGCCCCGACGGCAATACGCACCTTCATGAAATTCGGTGAGGAATGGCCTGACCGGTACGACCTCAGCTCACTGAGAATTCTCGCCTCGGTCGGAGAACCCCTCAACCCGGAGGCATTCCTCTGGTTCTTCCATACCATCGGAAAAAAGCGGTGCCCCATCATCGATACCTGGTGGCAGACGGAAACGGGCATGCACATGATTACGACCCTCGCGGGCGAACCGATGAAGCCAGGGTATGCCGGAAAACCAATACCGGGTG is a genomic window containing:
- a CDS encoding 3-hydroxypropionyl-CoA synthetase is translated as MAEDFEVSLNKTAVYHPDSSFRNRETCKDYATAYGEFLRDPDGFWRNIASDLAWFRPWDAICEWKYPFARWFVNAQLNITYNCLDRHVKNHRRNKVALFWRGEGEQERILTYDHLYKDVMQFANGLKKLGVSKGDRICIYMPMIPEQVIAMLACARIGAVHSVVFAGYGASALNQRITGAEARVVITAESSVRRGKTIPLKPIVEEALLHAPTVEHVIVLRTQQPPVTLVPDFEVDFYELMNEAPRECPPEVMDAEDPLFMLYTSGTTGTPKGIVHTCGGYMVGAYYTTRYVLNVMDNDVYWCTADAGWITGHTYGVYGPLLTGATLFISESTPDFPDPGIWWRLIEEYGINILYTAPTAIRTFMKFGEEWPDRYDLSSLRILASVGEPLNPEAFLWFFHTIGKKRCPIIDTWWQTETGMHMITTLAGEPMKPGYAGKPIPGVVADVVDRDGNSVPPGQGGFLAIKEPWPSMMRTIFKDEDRYRKYWESGNHPYYSTSDLAVKDNDGYIMILGRSDDLIIVSGHNIGSAEVESALVSHQAVAEAAAIGKPDPLKGNIVKAFVTLVEGYSPSDKLTGDLKYHVRQTLGPISVPAELEYTDTLPKTRSGKIMRRVLRARELGMDPGDISTLEE